The DNA sequence CTTCGCTAAACAAGAACAAGCTCTTGCGCGGCGGTGCGGGAAGTAAGTATGAGGCTGTTGTCTATGCCGCTGGTCCTTTGGTTTTTTGTCCTTCTCATTTAGGGGTGTTAAAAATCTTCTCACTTAGGAATTTCTGCGGAAACCATTTCGAATTGGGCTCCAACGGTGGAAAATTTTTTTCGTGAGGATAAGGATGGGGAGCGAAATTCTCCCGAGACAGGCGCGCGAGAACCCGATCGGGAATCCCCACTCTATCTCCgataatttttcgaatttttcaacttatttaataacccttactttatttctaatataggtttttttttttgtaatttcactcATTGAAAAATCATAATCctattatttaagattttattttataaattatgatTTGCTATGTTATAGTTCTGGATATATAACTttggataagatatgtttgtgtgtttgtaataatattttatagtttgttttttggtttttttgatattttttattataattttcatataaatgttaaatataaGGAGATAGAGAATGGAGTCCCGCGAAAAACGCAGAGAATACGAAAAACAGAAATGGGACAATTATTCCTCATGACGAAAAATAGGACGGAAACAGGGATTAATTCTGGAAACGGAAACGAAGAGCAGAGAGACATGCCCCGCCCCGCCCagcccattgacatccctactcTCACTACTCGTAGGGGAATGTTACAAGCTAACACTAAATTAGTGTATGTGAGTGTTTACTTTAAATTAGTGTTTGGTGAAATATAAGGCAAAAATAAGACAAAATTGTTGCTACCTAAAATTTCTCTTGCTTGAATGCTACTATCGTCCCGGTTGATGCTTCTCACGCATTTAGATTCAGTTGATCTTGAGCTTTCTCTTCATTTCTTGCTTTAATAAGCTTGTGTTGATTTTTTTATGTCCATTTAATAACCGTTTCCTGAATTTCTGTTACATGTTTTTCCATACAAGGCAATattgtaatatttatttaatatttatattttttataagttcATTTGTATTATGTTTATGTAATTatgttaataaataataactatggTGTTTTAAAAACGGTTGTAAAAATTAAagtaacattttttattatttagtaatatttttttataaaatgtattaaaaaattactaaaatataaaaaaaatgtgacTTTAATATTAACAAGATTTACATAATTATTATAACtactaaaattcatttttttatataatacagtaacaaatataaaaaattcttataagaaatattaaaatgataaataGTTGAGAGTTAGTGGTTAGTAGGGGTAGTAAATGGGTCGAAATCCGTCGGGTCAGCCTGCGTAATCTGCCAAAAAAAGTAgattaaacttaaaatttgagaTTGCCAAACTTAAAAGCCCGCCTAATTCGCACCACCTAATCTGTGGGTTTTGGCGGGTTTCGGCGGGGTAGGACGAGCTTCCTGCCGGACCAGGCATTTTTTTGTTAGgaccattttttttataaatttttatgatgttattgatctacaagaggatgaagatgataattgaagatgttctaaattatattttggattatattttatgtttgattgattattaacttgaaaatgtttaattatatgtGTTGGAcaatgtttgttttgttttagataatatttattttattattttgtttcaaaaaatttgtttataattatgtttattacgtatttataattataatgacTTTAATttttgtgaatttaaaaattataattttttttgtctttaaaaattataaatttattgaaatgattgtgaaattatatatattatttgatattTAATAGTTTATAAAAGTAAAGATTTGACGGGTTTGACCCGCCAATCCGTCGTTACGTGAAACGGAAAAGAAATTTAGAACTATCTCATTAGTCGGTACGGACTTTTGGCAGGATAGGACGAACTTCTCCATTTACTAACCATAGTGATTAgtagataaatatttataaaattaattaataatatcactaaaaataatataattctttgatcatataaaaatagtaatttcaatatatatttattatttcctttaattctatctctaattttttttgttaagaagtatgataacttatttaaaaatagTACACACAATAAACAAATActcttgaaaaaaaatgaaaaagaaaaagaaaaagaaaaattagtaaCAACCAATTAGTAATACTTTGAaacttcttttttatttgggcaagttatgattaaaaaaaaagaaaaagtgaaggaaatgGAGGAAGAAGGTGAATTGAATTAGCATCTACATCGCCGTCTTCTTGGGCAGCGTTTTACTCACAAAAACTGGAACACCCAACACACActcaaattcatttttcttcttctttcttccaacATTCAAAACAGAATCTCCAACACACTTAACTAAGCTCCCTCCATAAATGACAAACACAGAACCACACCCTCTCAATGACAATGCCGAACAAGAACTTGAAGAAGACGACGAACCAGAAgatgaaaaagaacaagaagaaaacgaagaagaagaagacgtatTGCCGAATCTTCGAACCCCTCAGTCCGCAGCCTCGAAGCTCCACGAGCAGCGTTTCAAGGTCGAAACGCTGGCGCGGAGACTCTCGTCGGAGATGGTCCCAATCAGAGTCCACGATGTTCTTGTAAAAGGCAACACGAAGACCAAGGATTGGGTCATCGAAGCGGAGCTCAAGGGAATCGAGACTGCCACCACCATGCAGGACCTCATGCGTGCTTGCGAAGCCGCCATTGCCAGGCTCCAGGCTCTTGAAATCTTCGATTCTTGCAAGGTCAGGCTCGAGCCTGGTCCCAAAGAGCTTCCCAATACTGCAAACGTTGTCGTTGATGTAGTTGAGTCCAACAACACCGTTTCCGGCGAATGCGGCGTTTATACCAAACCCTCGGTATCTATTTGTTCTCATTTCTTGTTTTGGATTCAAGTTTCTAGGGTTATTTTACTTGCCCATGGATTTTTGGATGTTAGTGGCGTGTTTGCATTTGAGAAAATTGATGGCATGAATTTTGGATTTTAGAGAATTTACTGCAGAGATGATCATGTATGTAGGATTGGTCATATTGGTTGATGTTTAAGGCTTATTAATGTCAACTTTTGACATAAACAATATGTGTCAAGAATGTTTCATACTTTTTTGGTAGTGTCTAGAAAGTAAGCAGTAGAAATTTGTAAAACATTTATAAATACTTGAAAATGGTGTAAAGAAAAGGGCAGCCTGGTGCAAAGCATCCTAGTGCCACTTCAAAAATTTGGCATGCCTTTGTGTGCTGTTGAATAACCATGaagatttgattttcaaaatcacaaaattctatGATTACTATGTTTAGAACATTTTGTTAGAAGTTGTTTTGAAGTCATTTAAACACTCATTAGACTGACTTGAATTGTAATTTAGTGAACAAAATGATATAAATAATGTGTTGTTGGATATGCTGATTCTAATGAGGAAAAGATTCTAatgcattcttcttttctttctctttgggAATCATGCAATGATTTTTGTAGACTAGTTCTTGGACTCTTGAGTGTGCTCTGAAGTACAAGAACTTGTTGGGTTATGGTGATATATGGGATACTTCTTTGGCATACGGTGGCAGCCAAGCAACAGAGTTGAGCTTAGGGGTCTATGCGCCTCGAATTAAGAAACTGTTGAGCCCTATTGTGGCACGGATATCATTGATTTCCCAAGATTGGCAGGAGTTTTCTTCGTATAAAGAACAGTTACTGGGTGCTTCTCTTGGATTGATCTCCACAAAGCACCATGACTTGGTTTACACTCTTGGGTGGCGCACATTGACAGATCCATCACAAACATCATCCAGGTCTATAAGGAGGCAGCTTGGGCACGGTTTACTTTCATCTTTGAAGTATACCTTTAAAATGGACAGGAGAAATTCACCTATTAGGCCTACAAGAGGCTATGCTTTTCTCTCTACCACCCATCTTGGTGGTCTTGCACCAGATAACCGGAGTTTGCGGTTTCTCCGTCAGGTGTGATTAAATCCTTTTATTGTCTGTTGACTTATATGCTGCACTGCAAAAGTTTTAATTTGTCTGTTATTAATTAGACATGATAATCTTTCTATTGAGTGATAGTGATAGAAGAACTAGAAATTATTGGAATAATCTTGGTAGTATTCCTAATTGACATAGTTCGAGCATGTGGAACTATCTCCTTGGATTGAGAAACTATCAGAACCACTTCCCATATAAGATAATCTGCATTAGCATTTGTCTCTTGCTATCTCTGATGACATCATTCAGTTCAGATGATGTTGGTTGTCAAAACTAAAACTAGAGATGCTAATATATTTAACAATGTATTTGGTTAATTCAAATGGTGACTCTATCTTGAGATGATTGATTGCTTATGGTGCTATGCTTTTTCAATGGGTTCAGTATCTTGTTGATAGTGAGCTAGATTTTAGGATTTCATTTTGCTTAAATTGTCCACATAATAACTTCACTGCTGAGTGGTGGATGTGATATTAGGCCATAAGACATTCTTCCACCAGGATAAACCTTGATGACCAAAATAGTTTAACCTTGTTTTAATGGTAAAATAGTCAGAAATTGTCCACCAAGGCATACCTTCTGGATCTTCATATctgttactttattttatttttgttgccccttttaaaattcttttttcttAAGTAGCTCTGTAATATTTCCAGTTCTAATGCAGGAATTTGATGTTCGTTTTGCTGTCCCCTTTGGGTTTTATAATACAGCATTGAACCTTGGGATTTCTGCCGGTGCTGTTTTTCCATGGGGACAAGGATTCATGAACAAGACATCTCCACTGCCAGAAAGGTTTTATTTGGGTGGTGACTTCTCCCCAGTTT is a window from the Arachis hypogaea cultivar Tifrunner chromosome 17, arahy.Tifrunner.gnm2.J5K5, whole genome shotgun sequence genome containing:
- the LOC112764887 gene encoding uncharacterized protein → MTNTEPHPLNDNAEQELEEDDEPEDEKEQEENEEEEDVLPNLRTPQSAASKLHEQRFKVETLARRLSSEMVPIRVHDVLVKGNTKTKDWVIEAELKGIETATTMQDLMRACEAAIARLQALEIFDSCKVRLEPGPKELPNTANVVVDVVESNNTVSGECGVYTKPSTSSWTLECALKYKNLLGYGDIWDTSLAYGGSQATELSLGVYAPRIKKLLSPIVARISLISQDWQEFSSYKEQLLGASLGLISTKHHDLVYTLGWRTLTDPSQTSSRSIRRQLGHGLLSSLKYTFKMDRRNSPIRPTRGYAFLSTTHLGGLAPDNRSLRFLRQEFDVRFAVPFGFYNTALNLGISAGAVFPWGQGFMNKTSPLPERFYLGGDFSPVCTLGGPTTLWGFKTRGLGPTEPRRQSRDRADGNNSDSPGWDFIGGDLAVTAFADLSFDLPIKWLREHGIHGHVFAGSGNAAKLTQNEYKQFSARKFVESFRTSVGCGIVIPTRLFRLEGNYFYILRKHEHDRGKTGFRFSFSAPS